The window TGGGAAATCACCGCCAACAGTTATTTCAAGTACGAGAAAATGTTCAACGACCTCTCAGGAGGATTCGAAAAATTCGGCGCGCCCGGCGATCCGCTCCACAAGAAGATTGAAGCCTACCTTCAAAAGATCGGCATCACTCCCGAGGAGATCGCCTCCTTTCGTGCGATCATGTTGGAGTAGCCAACATTCTGCGGAGCTAAACCGCGTCCAATTCAGCCATCAGTCCCTCATAGTCGCTTCCGAGGTCTGACCTCCAGACCTCCAGAGCGTTGAGGATTTTCTGCCGACCGTTCTCCTTGAGCGCCCGGTAGCCGATAAACGAAGGAATAAAGACTATGAGGAAAATCGGAATAATGCTAAGGATGCCCATCATCACCATCATGATGCGGAAGGACTTCAGGTTCATCCGATAGTCAGCAATCGCATTGCGGATGAAGAGCGACTTCGCCTTGCGAATCTCGTCCGTGGGAAGAGTCGACAGCGACGCCACAAAGGCCGTTAGTGCCGCGGGATCTAGGGAAAGCTGGGAGGCGCTGGTGTTCATGGCTGCGTCGCAAGGCTACCCGATTTTCGCGGATGGACAAGGCCGTGCGAACACTCTCCCTGAAGGATTCCCACACGATGGGGCAGCCAACCTTACTCCCACTGAATCAATGAAAGAAGGCCTGAAATCCGCGCATCCTTTTCCAGGTCAACGCAGCCTTTGCTTTAGGTCAGGATGTTCCTCGGAAAACTCCTGGATTCTTTTCAGCATCTCCTTGCCGTCGCCGTTCACGTAGTACTTCGGTGCTTCCGACGGTCCATGAGTATTGTAATACGACACGATCACCATGGACAAAATCTCCTTCGCCGCCCGGGGTTTTGATTGTTCGATAAAATCGATGGCCCTCATCGCCGCCAAGGCCCCCGGTTGAGAGCCCTGCTCAAGGCCGGAGCCGACCTCGGTTATTCGTTTGACGACCTGTTCAGGCGGCACACCTTCGGCGGCAAAAGCCCTTACCATTCGCCTTGCTGCCAACTCCACCTCGGAATCAACCTGCTGCCCGCGGATATACGACCCGGAACCAAATCCGATGATGAATACCAAAACGGAAGCCAATCCATACCAAAAGATTCGCATCAGCGGAAAGGTTGTACTCCTCATCTTCACTTTTCAACGGCGAGAAGAATCACCCGAGATTAACAATCAGGCTCCGTGGCTCGGTCATTTCCTCCATCGCGTAGCGGATTCCTTCGCGACCGAAGCCGCTGTCCTTCACGCCGCCGTAGGGCATGTTTTCCACGCGGAAGGTCGGGACCTGATTGATCATCACGCCGCCAACATCGAGAGCTTCATAAGCCTGAAAGGCTTTGGTGATATTCGGCGTGAAGACACCCGCCTGAAGGCCGAAAGCGGAGTCGTTCACAATGTTCAGCGCTTCCTCGAAGGTGTCGTAGGGCTGGAGCACGGCGAGCGGAGCGAAAGCTTCCTCGCAGGAAACCGCCGCATCGCCGGGAGCGTTTTCGATCAGGACGGGATGCAGGAGCGAAGCTCCCTCGACCTTGAGCGGGGTGAGAAGTTTCGCCCCGGCAAGCTCGGCATCCTGAATCCAGTCGACCACCTTGTCGCGAGCGCGGGAGTTGATCATGGGACCGACGATGGTGGCGGGAAGCGAGGGGTCACCTGCTGCGATCTTTTCGCGAATATAAGCAATGAGTTCGCTACGGAAGTCCTCATAAATCCCACGCTGGACGAGGATGCGCTGCACGCTAATGCACGACTGGCCCGCGTAGCCATATGCGCCTGAGGCGACCTTCGGAATGGCGGCGCGCCAGTCCGCGTCGGATTCGATCACGACTGCGGCATTGCCTCCGAGCTCGAGAGCGACCTTGAGCTTCGCGGCCTCAGTCTTGAGCTTCCAGCCCACATCGACACTGCCGGTGAAGCTCAGCATCTTGATCCGCTCATCCATGAGGAGTTGCTTGATATGCTCGTGACCGAAGGGCGTGACGTTGATCTGCCCCGCAGGCAGGCCCGCCTCGTGCAGCACCTCGGCAAGGAGCAGTGCGGAAAGCGGAGTTTTCAGCGCAGGCTTGAGCACCATCGTATTTCCCGTCGCGATGGCGGGAGCCACCTTGTGAGCGACGAGATTGAGCGGGAAATTGAAGGGTGTGATCCCAAGGATGACGCCGAGCGGAAACCGCCGCACGAGGCCAAAGTGATTGCGCCCCGGTTTTGTGGCGCCCATCTCGAGGATCTCTCCCGGAGGGTGTGCCGTTTCATGCGCTGCCTGGCGAAAGCAGATCTCCGCGCGCTCGACCTCCACGCGGGCAAAGGTCACCGGCTTGCCCGCCTCAGCGATAAGGGTGGCGATGAAATCCTCACGCCGCGCCGCAATGCCGTCCGCGATGCGCGTGAGCAACTCGGCGCGCTCGACCGGAGGCGTCTTGCGCACAACTTCAAATGCTGCCGCCGCCGTGGCGACCGCCTCCTCGACCTGCGCCGCCTCCGCCACCGCGATCTCGGCTACGAGTTCACCATTCCACGGATTTTCCACCGCGTGGCTCTCGCCTGAGTTCACCCACGACCCGTTCAGATAAAACGCCCGGTTGCTCATAGTCTCTCCACTTCACGCTTCTCAACGAAAATGGGCAATCCTTCGCGCGTGAAATTTGCCATGAGCTCCTCGGGATCGAGGGCCTCCGGCATCATCACGCCGCGCTCGGGGATCTTCCCCATCACGAGGAGCTTGGCCGTGAGCGCAGGCGGGATACCCGTTTGTACCAGCGTAAGTGAGTATCCGTAGCGCTCGTAGGTATCGCGGTGGTTATCCATCGAGTAGACAAAGTACTCCACCCTGCGGCGGTCCTTCGTACCGCGTACCTCCGTGCCCACGCAGGAGTACCCGTCCACGGTGGGACCGAGTTGAGCCGGCTTCGGCAAATGCGCGCTCGCCACCCGGACGGGGGCGACCTCCACGCCATCGACCTTCACCTTTTTCCAGGTGTCGAGGTTGAGGAGTTGGAGGGACTTCGAGATATTCACCACCTTGTCCGGGACGCTGTACTTGAAGACCGAATACCGCACGCCCTTTTCCACAAAGGGCGGATAAATCCCGAGACTCACGCCCTCCTCGTGGGCGACGGCGTAGGTTTTCTGAAGGCCAATCGGATCAGGAAACCGGACCCATTCCACCTCCGTCTCCAGCGGACGTCCGCTAATCACCCGGCCATCCTTCACGAAATACGGCGCAGCGCCCAGCTCTTCAAAGAATGTCTCTGGCGAAAACAGCACCGCAAAGCGGTACCCTCGCACCTCGGCGTTATCCGCATCCAGCACGCGAATGCTGGATGCCGTGTCGAGACGATCCATCGCCCAGCGGGCAAAGACGTTTACCGCCCCGGGGTCCATCCCCATGCAAAGAATGCCTGCGAGGCCGCGCTGCAGGTAGGCGTCGTTGAATTTCTCAATCTCGGCCTCGAAGGAATTCTTTCCCGGTCGTTTCACGCCGGGGGGCGAATAAATATCTGCCGCCATGTCGAGGTAATGCGATCCGGCACGTAAGCAGGCCTCCATCACGGAGTGATTGGTCTGGCAGACGCAGGCATTGCACGTCACCTCGACCTTGTGTTCTTTCATTAATGCAGCGAGACGCTCCGTCTCCATGGCGTTTGCCTGCACGACCACGAAGCGGCTCTTGGGTGTTCTCGCTGCAAGCTGTTGCGCGAAAACAGGATCCAAATCCGCCAGGATAATCCTGTCGAAGCAATCATACTCATGGAGCTTCTGCCCGATGACAGAGCCCACGCCGCCTATCCCGATGACCATTGCGTTAGCCATACTATAGGGTGCTTATACGTAACTAAGGTACCCTAAGTCCTTTATTTACACAAGTCGCAGAGCTTTCCTCTGGACAGTCGAAAGCGGGAATTTGCACGCTCGGCGCGCGTGATCAAAGCACTCATCCTTGCTACCT of the Terrimicrobium sacchariphilum genome contains:
- a CDS encoding saccharopine dehydrogenase family protein, producing MANAMVIGIGGVGSVIGQKLHEYDCFDRIILADLDPVFAQQLAARTPKSRFVVVQANAMETERLAALMKEHKVEVTCNACVCQTNHSVMEACLRAGSHYLDMAADIYSPPGVKRPGKNSFEAEIEKFNDAYLQRGLAGILCMGMDPGAVNVFARWAMDRLDTASSIRVLDADNAEVRGYRFAVLFSPETFFEELGAAPYFVKDGRVISGRPLETEVEWVRFPDPIGLQKTYAVAHEEGVSLGIYPPFVEKGVRYSVFKYSVPDKVVNISKSLQLLNLDTWKKVKVDGVEVAPVRVASAHLPKPAQLGPTVDGYSCVGTEVRGTKDRRRVEYFVYSMDNHRDTYERYGYSLTLVQTGIPPALTAKLLVMGKIPERGVMMPEALDPEELMANFTREGLPIFVEKREVERL
- a CDS encoding aldehyde dehydrogenase family protein, encoding MSNRAFYLNGSWVNSGESHAVENPWNGELVAEIAVAEAAQVEEAVATAAAAFEVVRKTPPVERAELLTRIADGIAARREDFIATLIAEAGKPVTFARVEVERAEICFRQAAHETAHPPGEILEMGATKPGRNHFGLVRRFPLGVILGITPFNFPLNLVAHKVAPAIATGNTMVLKPALKTPLSALLLAEVLHEAGLPAGQINVTPFGHEHIKQLLMDERIKMLSFTGSVDVGWKLKTEAAKLKVALELGGNAAVVIESDADWRAAIPKVASGAYGYAGQSCISVQRILVQRGIYEDFRSELIAYIREKIAAGDPSLPATIVGPMINSRARDKVVDWIQDAELAGAKLLTPLKVEGASLLHPVLIENAPGDAAVSCEEAFAPLAVLQPYDTFEEALNIVNDSAFGLQAGVFTPNITKAFQAYEALDVGGVMINQVPTFRVENMPYGGVKDSGFGREGIRYAMEEMTEPRSLIVNLG